Proteins encoded in a region of the Vicia villosa cultivar HV-30 ecotype Madison, WI linkage group LG5, Vvil1.0, whole genome shotgun sequence genome:
- the LOC131604761 gene encoding phospholipase A2-alpha-like, which translates to MRLAVTDTNQTQLLKCSIILFFTFVFNLLTSPAYALNIGAETTGVAVSVSKECSRQCESSFCSVPPLLRYGKYCGLLYSGCPGEKPCDGLDACCMSHDQCVTAKNSEFFLYILCLLNRIWI; encoded by the exons ATGCGCCTCGCCGTCACCGACACAAATCAG ACACAGTTATTAAAGTGTTCTATTATCTTGTTTTTCACTTTTGTCTTCAATTTGTTAACCTCACCTGCTTATGCCCTCAACATAGGTGCTGAAACCACTGGAGTAGCTGTTTCTGTT aGCAAAGAGTGTAGCAGACAATGTGAGTCAAGTTTCTGCTCAG TGCCTCCATTGTTGAGATATGGAAAGTATTGTGGACTTTTGTATAGTGGATGCCCTGGTGAAAAACCTTGTGATGGCCTTGATGCATGTTGTATGAGCCATGATCAATGTGTCACTGCCAAAAACAGTGagttctttttatatatattgtgtcttcttaatagaatttggatttga